Proteins encoded within one genomic window of Aspergillus nidulans FGSC A4 chromosome VII:
- a CDS encoding uncharacterized protein (transcript_id=CADANIAT00008185) — translation MSLQNILVDAVKSHFDKDDDKDDLKPALSHASANASSEDSNLFSQALSFINQRKSEGVQDDIDEEQAVNAHRRYEQGGNMDSKDFGAGAALQALKMFNSSSGQETGGGKDKNAFIGMAMAQAAKMWEEKAGKGEASGDKQSAINQAAEMAFKMYLKSQMSGSEGTGGPGGLMSLASKFLK, via the exons ATGTCCTTGCAaaacatcctcgtcgacgccgTCAAGTCCCACTTCGACAAGGACGACGACAAAGACGACCTGAAGCCAGCTCTCTCCCATGCCTCCGCCAACGCTTCCTCCGAAGACTCCAATCTCTTCTCACAAGCTCTTTCCTTTATCAACCAGCGTAAGTCTGAAGGTGTCCAAGATGACatcgacgaggagcaggctgtGAACGCCCATCGACGCTACGAGCAAGGCGGAAACATGGACTCAAAGGACTTTGGTGCTGGCGCGGCGTTGCAGGCGCTGAAGATGTTCAATTCAAGCTCAGGCCAGGAGACAGGTGGTGGAAAGGATAAGAATGCGTTCATTGGGATGGCCATGGCGCAAGCCGCGAAGATGTGGgaagagaaggctggaaAAGGGGAGGCT AGCGGAGACAAGCAGTCCGCTATTAACCAGGCGGCGGAAATGGCGTTCAAGATGTACTTGAAAAGTCAGATGAGTGGAAGTGAGGGCACTGGTGGTCCCGGCGGGCTCATGAGCCTTGCTAGCAAGTTCTTGAAATGA
- a CDS encoding class I myosin myoA (transcript_id=CADANIAT00008187) has translation MGHSRRPAGGEKKSRFGRSKAAADVGDGRQAGGKPQVRKAVFESTKKKEIGVSDLTLLSKISNEAINDNLKLRFQHDEIYTYIGHVLVSVNPFRDLGIYTDSVLNSYRGKNRLEVPPHVFAVAESAYYNMKSYKDNQCVIISGESGAGKTEAAKRIMQYIASVSGGSDSSIQQTKDMVLATNPLLESFGNAKTLRNNNSSRFGKYLELEFNAQGEPVGANITNYLLEKSRVVGQITNERNFHIFYQFAKGAPQKYRDSFGVQQPQSYLYTSRSKCFDVPGVDDVAEFQDTLNAMSVIGMSEAEQDNVFRMLAAILWMGNIQFAEDDSGNAAITDQSVVDFVAYLLEVDAGQVNQALTIRMMETSRGGRRGSVYEVPLNTTQALAVRDALAKAIYFNLFDWIVGRVNQSLTAKGAVANSIGILDIYGFEIFEKNSFEQLCINYVNEKLQQIFIQLTLKAEQDEYEREQITWTPIKYFDNKVVCSLIEDKRPPGVFAALNDACATAHADSGAADNTFVGRLNFLGQNPNFENRQGQFIIKHYAGDVSYAVQGMTDKNKDQLLKDLLNLVQSSSNHFVHTLFPEQVNQDDKRRPPTASDKIKASANDLVATLMKAQPSYIRTIKPNDNKAPKEFNESNVLHQIKYLGLQENVRIRRAGFAYRQTFDKFVERFYLLSPKTSYAGDYTWTGDVETGARQILKDTRIPAEEYQMGITKVFIKTPETLFALEAMRDRYWHNMAIRIQRAWRNYLRYRTECAIRIQRFWRRMNGGLELLKLRDQGHTILGGRKERRRMSILGSRRFLGDYVGISNKGGPGEMIRSGAAISTSDDVLFSCRGEVLVSKFGRSSKPSPRIFVLTNRHVYIVSQNFVNNQLVISSERTIPIGAIKTVSASSYRDDWFSLVVGGQEPDPLCNCVFKTEFFTHLHNALRGQLNLKIGPEIEYNKKPGKLATVKVVKDGSQVDSYKSGTIHTGPGEPPNSVSKPTPRGKQVAARPVTKGKLLRPGGPGGGPSKLASRPVPERRPIPQPTPQTAAAQPTPASRPVPQPVAAVAASHSRTSSTASARAPPPPPPAPPAAAGPKKAKALYDFSSDNNGMLSISAGQIVEIVSKEGNGWWLCMNLETSAQGWTPEAYLEEQVAPTPKPAPPPPPPVAPRASPAPVNGSAAVAAAKAKAAPPPPAKRPNMAGRKTAPAPPPAPRDSAVSMNSQGDSSGASGRGTPSSVSNASLAGGLAEALRARQSAMQGKQDDDDDW, from the exons ATG GGTCACTCTCGACGTCCTGCTGgcggggagaagaagagtcgGTTCGGTCGCTCCAAGGCCGCCGCTGATGTGGGCGACGGGCGACAAGCCGGGGGCAAGCCGCAAGTCAGAAAAGCCGTTTTCGAAAgcacaaagaagaaggagattggcgTTTCAGATCTTACGCTGCTGAGCAAGATCTCCAACGAGGCAATCAACGATAACTTGAAGCTTCGATTCCAACATGACGAGATCTAC ACTTATATTGGACATGTGCTTGTCTCTGTCAACCCATTCCGAGACT TGGGTATCTATACCGACAGCGTCCTCAATTCCTACCGAGGGAAGAACCGGCTCGAAGTCCCTCCACATGTTTTCGCAGTTGCCGAATCAGCCTACTACAACATGAAATCGTACAAAGACAACCAGTGCGTGATCATTTCTGGCGAGTCGGGTGCTGGTAAAACCGAGGCGGCGAAGCGGATCATGCAGTACATTGCCAGTGTTTCCGGGGGAAGCGATTCATCTATTCAGCAGACGAAAGACATGGTTTTAGCAACCAACCCTCTACTGGAGTCGTTCGGTAACGCGAAGACGTTGCGCAACAACAATTCCTCACGGTTTGGAAAGTacttggagttggagttcaACGCCCAAGGCGAGCCCGTCGGTGCTAATATCACCAACTATCTACTGGAGAAGTCGAGAGTGGTGGGACAAATTACCAATGAGCGCAACTTTCACATCTTTTACCAGTTCGCCAAGGGCGCGCCGCAGAAATACAGAG ACTCGTTCGGTGTACAGCAGCCTCAGTCCTACTTATATACGAGCCGGTCGAAGTGTTTCGATGTCCCTGGCGTCGACGATGTGGCGGAGTTTCAAGATACGCTAAATGCGATGTCTGTCATTGGAATGTCGGAAGCTGAGCAGGATAACGTTTTCCGTATGCTAGCAGCAATTCTGTGGATGGGTAACATTCAGTTCGCCGAAGATGATTCCGGCAATGCTGCGATTACAGACCAATCAGTGGTTGACTTCGTCGCATACTTATTAGAGGTTGACGCTGGTCAAGTTAACCAGGCATTGACCATTCGCATGATGGAGACTAGTCGAGGTGGTCGCCGTGGCTCCGTTTATGAGGTGCCACTGAATACCACCCAAGCTCTGGCCGTACGGGATGCTCTGGCCAAGGCAATTtacttcaacctcttcgactGGATTGTAGGACGCGTCAATCAATCCTTGACTGCCAAGGGAGCAGTTGCAAATTCAATTGGCATTCTCGATATCTACGGTTTCGAAATCTTTGAGAAGAACTCGTTCGAGCAGCTATGTATCAACTATGTCAATGAGAAGCTGCAACAGATCTTCATTCAGTTGACACTCAAGGCTGAACAAGATGAGTACGAGCGTGAGCAAATTACGTGGACGCCGATCAAGTACTTCGATAACAAGGTTGTGTGTTCGTTGATTGAAGATAAGCGGCCCCCTGGTGTCTTCGCTGCCCTGAATGATGCTTGCGCGACGGCGCACGCTGACTCAGGAGCCGCGGACAACACTTTCGTTGGACGGCTGAACTTCCTTGGACAGAACCCGAATTTCGAGAACCGTCAGGGCCAGTTCATTATCAAACACTACGCCGGCGATGTTAGCTACGCTGTCCAGGGAATGAcagacaagaacaaggaccAGCTGCTCAAGGATTTGCTGAATCTTGTTCAATCGAGTAGCAACCATTTCGTTCACACTCTTTTCCCGGAACAGGTCAACCAAGATGACAAGCGCCGACCACCTACGGCAAGTGACAAGATCAAGGCTTCTGCCAATGATCTAGTAGCAACGCTCATGAAAGCCCAACCGTCATATATTCGAACCATTAAGCCTAATGATAATAAAGCGCCGAAAGAGTTTAACGAGAGCAATGTTCTTCACCAGATCAAATACCTTGGTCTTCAGGAGAACGTCCGCATTCGTCGGGCTGGTTTCGCGTACCGCCAGACTTTCGACAAGTTCGTTGAACGTTTCTATCTGCTGTCTCCGAAGACGTCCTATGCCGGTGATTACACCTGGACGGGCGACGTGGAAACAGGAGCGCGCCAGATTCTGAAGGACACTCGGATTCCGGCCGAGGAGTACCAAATGGGTATCACAAAGGTATTTATCAAAACCCCCGAAACGCTCTTTGCCTTGGAGGCTATGCGCGACCGCTACTGGCACAACATGGCTATTCGTATTCAGCGCGCATGGCGAAACTATTTACGGTACCGTACCGAGTGTGCCATCCGTATCCAGCGCTTCTGGCGCCGAATGAATGGAGGACTTGAGTTGCTCAAATTACGTGACCAAGGGCATACGATCTTGGGTGGCCGAAAAGAGCGTAGGAGAATGAGCATTCTTGGTTCTCGACGGTTCCTTGGTGATTACGTTGGTATCAGCAACAAAGGTGGTCCTGGAGAGATGATTCGCAGCGGCGCGGCTATTAGTA CCTCTGATGATGTCCTATTCTCCTGCCGCGGAGAGGTTCTTGTTTCGAAATTCGGTCGCTCAAGCAAGCCTTCGCCACGCATCTTCGTCTTG ACCAATCGACATGTTTACATTGTGTCCCAAAACTTCGTCAATAACCAACTTGTCATTTCATCGGAGAGAACTATCCCTATCGGAGCCATCAAGACCGTCAGTGCTTCTAGCTACCGAGACGATTGGTTTTCGTTAGTGGTGGGCGGACAAGAGCCAGATCCGCTCTGCAATTGCGTTTTCAAGACTGAGTTTTTTACTCATCTGCACAATGCTCTTCGAGGTCAGTTGAATTTGAAGATCGGCCCAGA GATTGAATACAACAAGAAACCGGGCAAACTAGCCACTGTCAAGGTAGTCAAGGACGGATCGCAGGTTGACAGCTACAAGAGTGGAACGATCCACACAGGTCCAGGCGAACCTCCAAACTCTGTCTCCAAGCCTACCCCACGAGGGAAACAAGTAGCTGCCCGGCCCGTCACGAAAGGAAAACTTCTTCGTCCTGGCGGTCCAGGCGGTGGCCCGTCCAAACTGGCTTCCAGACCTGTACCAGAGCGTCGGCCTATACCACAGCCCACGCCTCAAACAGCCGCGGCGCAACCGACACCAGCGTCCAGACCCGTTCCTCAACCAGTGGCAGCCGTTGCAGCATCCCATTCACGTACTTCATCTACTGCCTCCGCAAGGGCACCACCCCCGCCTCCTCCCGCACCacctgcagctgcaggaccgaagaaagcaaaggccCTGTACGACTTCAGCAGCGACAACAATGGCATGTTATCGATTAGCGCAGGACAAATTGTGGAAATCGTTTCCAAAGAAGGAAACG GCTGGTGGCTGTGCATGAACCTCGAAACCTCAGCGCAAGGCTGGACACCCGAAGCATATCTCGAGGAGCAAGTTGCACCCACGCCTAAACCcgcacctccacctccacctccagtTGCTCCCCGAGCAAGCCCAGCACCAGTGAATGGATCCGCCGCAGTTGCTGCAGCGAAAGCCAAAGCGGCGCCTCCGCCCCCCGCTAAAAGGCCCAACATGGCAGGCCGTAAAACAGCACCTGCGCCTCCACCTGCACCCCGCGATAGTGCTGTCAGCATGAATTCGCAAGGAGATTCTTCTGGTGCAAGTGGTCGCGGCACCCCAAGCAGCGTTTCCAATGCTAGTCTTGCTGGTGGTCTTGCCGAAGCCCTGAGGGCACGGCAGAGCGCGATGCAGGGGAAgcaggatgacgacgacgactgGTGA
- a CDS encoding uncharacterized protein (transcript_id=CADANIAT00008186): MFCGCMIGGSLWGTGKHLFELTSEQRTTAMEYWWFCNISYAVSSVLAKVSVCIFLLRVMPFPCHRAALYTVTVLAVCSGIPFFVLLVIQCSPVSFWWTRMRGDTNGHCGYVDAIAIMLYIFSASSALFDFTVALLPVILVRNLQMNRRTKAAVAGLLGMACVCVIPLFLLADVFFGMLRAGKCSASIAIIIRLAFVQTIHDPDYLYGTVQIAIWSCIEVGLSITAGSLATTRPLFRILHNRSSSPYNPFDDPSTPSNDRNKHRRSISWSEPYPSSRSRRTSNRILALENDLGFNFGSGRNNSISTSSRRRSRSSKSTSRPSTSRNKRRSGVTTEGRPSSNFYEPYIGVEMLKMQSTTDVEGGRTDDTEGSSHPAPGTELLDPTTDPNSSGLGEFAGRPEGLQTAASNYTAHLTTAVMRPRRWTSRDGLAEIGSTLAVVWETTPEVKAHCVKECSVQASSLHYFLAGSSESELYRQRPMRSYRAGGECSRFFFLTIGVLVQLDGQKSKVRISSIFSPFSTFYCIALSQGCRKYADHGRILSTIKATRPY; the protein is encoded by the exons ATGTTCTGCGGTTGCATGATCGGCGGGTCTCTCTGGGGAACAGGGAAGCATCTCTTTGAGCTGACTTCCGAGCAACGAACTACTGCAATGGAA TACTGGTGGTTCTGCAATATCTCATACGCCGTCTCCTCCGTGCTTGCCAAAGTATCCGTTTGcatctttctcctccgcgTGATGCCCTTCCCCTGCCATCGGGCAGCACTCTATACGGTCACGGTTCTCGCAGTTTGCAGTGGCATACCATTCTTCGTCCTGTTGGTCATACAGTGCTCTCCTGTCTCATTCTGGTGGACTCGGATGAGGGGCGATACAAATGGACACTGTGGATATGTCGACGCTATAGCAATAATGTTGTACATATTCAGTGCTTCGTCGGCGCTCTTCGATTTCACAGTAGCTTTGCTGCCTGTTATCCTCGTCCGCAATCTGCAGATGAATCGACGGACTAAGGCAGCTGTTGCGGGTCTTCTGGGGATGGCATGTGTGTGCGTCATTCCATTGTTTCTCCTTGCTGATGTCTTCTTTGGTATGCTAAGAGCAGGCAAATGTAGTGCGAgcatcgccatcatcattCGGTTAGCTTTCGTTCAGACAATCCATGACCCTGACTATCTTT ACGGAACCGTTCAA ATTGCAATCTGGTCCTGCATAGAGGTCGGCCTTTCCATAACAGCGGGGTCCCTCGCAACAACCCGCCCCTTGTTTCGCATCCTCCACAATCGGTCCTCTTCCCCATACAACCCCTTCGACGACCCTTCGACCCCTAGCAATGACCGAAACAAGCATCGCCGCTCCATATCCTGGTCTGAACCTTATCCTAGCTCCCGATCCAGACGCACCTCAAACCGcattcttgcccttgaaAATGACCTCGGCTTCAACTTTGGTTCCGGCCGAAACAACTCAATCTCGACCTCGAgtcgtcgtcgctctcgTTCTTCAAAGTCTACATCTCGTCCCAGTACAAGCCGCAACAAACGCCGCAGCGGCGTCACAACCGAGGGCCGGCCAAGCTCTAACTTCTATGAACCGTATATCGGCGTagagatgttgaagatgcAGTCGACCACTGACGTGGAAGGCGGCCGGACAGATGACACTGAAGGGTCGTCACACCCTGCTCCTGGCACGGAACTGTTGGACCCAACTACCGACCCTAATTCTTCTGGTCTTGGTGAATTTGCCGGACGGCCGGAGGGCCTTCAG ACAGCAGCGTCGAACTATACCGCACACCTCACCACCGCTGTAATGCGCCCACGACGTTGGACGTCACGAGATGGATTAGCGGAGATAGGCAGCACTCTAGCTGTGGTCTGGGAGACTACTCCTGAAGTGAAGGCCCATTGCGTCAAGGAGTGCAGTGTTCAAGCCAGTTCGTTGCATTACTTCCTTGCGGGCAGTAGCGAGTCTGAACTTTATCGCCAACGGCCCATGAGGTCGTACCGCGCAGGCGGCGAATGTTCgcgctttttttttctcacAATTGGGGTCTTAGTGCAATTGGATGGCCAGAAGAGCAAGGTTAGGATCAGCAGTATTTTCTCCCCATTTTCCACCTTTTACTGTATAGCGCTCTCTCAGGGCTGCCGCAAGTACGCCGACCATGGTAGAATTCTGTCCACTATTAAAGCTACTCGACCTTACTGA